From a single Calothrix sp. NIES-2098 genomic region:
- a CDS encoding NADH dehydrogenase beta subunit, whose translation MVQFGKLSDTLVSNEVAIDRSTKFAIIPKLINWGTQLMTSSIINPVERPEITQQLSENVILTTVDDIYNWVKMSSLYPLMFGTACCFMEFMAAYASRFDLERYGMIPRATPRQADLLITAGTITMKYAPNLVRLYEQMPEPKYVIAMGACTITGGMFSVDSPSAVRGVDKLIPVDIYIPGCPPRPEAVIDAIIKLRKKIGNESIQEREQNQQTHRYYSITHQMKPVAPVNDGQYLRSATREVPPSELAIAPGLELPLALQETQNSELPPD comes from the coding sequence GTGGTGCAGTTTGGAAAGTTGTCAGACACTTTAGTTAGCAATGAGGTAGCGATTGATCGCTCCACAAAATTTGCAATTATTCCAAAACTGATTAATTGGGGAACTCAACTTATGACAAGTTCAATTATCAATCCCGTTGAGCGTCCAGAAATTACGCAACAATTATCTGAAAACGTGATTCTCACCACAGTAGACGATATCTACAACTGGGTGAAAATGTCCAGTCTGTATCCGTTGATGTTTGGTACAGCTTGCTGCTTCATGGAGTTTATGGCTGCTTATGCATCTCGCTTTGATTTAGAGCGATATGGGATGATTCCTCGTGCAACTCCGCGACAAGCAGATCTATTAATTACCGCTGGGACTATTACAATGAAGTATGCCCCTAACTTGGTGCGACTCTACGAGCAAATGCCAGAACCTAAGTATGTCATTGCAATGGGAGCTTGCACAATTACAGGGGGAATGTTCAGCGTTGATTCACCCAGTGCAGTGCGAGGTGTAGATAAATTAATCCCTGTTGATATTTATATACCAGGATGCCCGCCCAGACCGGAAGCTGTAATCGATGCAATTATCAAATTGCGCAAGAAAATTGGCAATGAAAGCATTCAAGAACGGGAGCAAAACCAACAAACTCACCGCTATTACAGTATTACTCATCAGATGAAGCCTGTAGCTCCCGTCAATGATGGACAATATCTTAGAAGTGCGACGCGGGAAGTTCCACCTTCAGAACTTGCGATCGCTCCTGGTTTAGAATTACCCTTAGCACTGCAAGAAACTCAAAATTCTGAACTTCCCCCAGACTAA
- a CDS encoding GCN5-related N-acetyltransferase — protein MTHINLAKSDAEIERCFPIMQALRPHLIASDFVSRIRRQEQQGYQLAYLEDDGSIKAVGGFRIGESLSWGKFLYVDDLVTQESDRSQGYGTHLLNWLFDYAKANACEQLHLDSGVQRFAAHRFYFKQRLEIRAYHFAIDLI, from the coding sequence ATGACTCATATCAACCTTGCTAAGTCGGATGCAGAAATCGAGCGTTGTTTTCCAATTATGCAAGCGCTGCGTCCCCATCTCATCGCTAGCGATTTTGTCAGCCGGATTAGAAGACAAGAACAGCAAGGCTATCAACTGGCTTATCTTGAAGATGATGGGAGCATCAAGGCTGTAGGAGGATTTAGAATCGGTGAATCTTTATCTTGGGGTAAGTTTCTCTATGTCGATGATTTGGTGACTCAAGAAAGCGATCGCTCTCAAGGCTATGGTACTCATCTATTAAATTGGCTGTTTGATTATGCCAAAGCTAATGCTTGCGAACAATTACATCTCGATTCAGGCGTTCAGCGTTTCGCGGCTCATCGTTTTTACTTCAAACAGCGTTTAGAAATTAGAGCTTATCACTTTGCGATCGACCTGATTTAA
- a CDS encoding glyoxalase/bleomycin resistance protein/dioxygenase translates to MSDLGFTHIALGVSDIDRSISFYAKYAAMQVVHRRTDKTKHVDVAWISDLTRPFVIVLIQVAELKCTLAPASHLGVACKTREEVDRLCNEARLEGVLIDGPHDWGFPVGYWAFFRDPDGHTLEVSYGQEINFTVEQAVNKNNADLTIENFRR, encoded by the coding sequence ATGTCAGATCTAGGTTTTACTCACATCGCCCTTGGGGTAAGCGACATCGATCGAAGCATATCGTTTTATGCAAAGTATGCTGCAATGCAAGTAGTGCATCGTCGCACTGATAAAACGAAGCACGTAGACGTTGCTTGGATTAGCGATTTAACGCGACCATTCGTGATTGTGTTAATTCAAGTTGCGGAATTAAAATGCACGCTTGCGCCTGCATCCCATCTGGGAGTAGCTTGTAAAACTCGTGAGGAAGTAGACCGCCTCTGCAATGAAGCGCGCTTAGAAGGTGTGTTGATAGATGGGCCGCATGACTGGGGTTTTCCCGTCGGTTACTGGGCTTTTTTTCGAGATCCTGATGGTCATACCCTTGAAGTTTCCTATGGTCAAGAGATTAATTTCACTGTCGAGCAAGCAGTAAATAAAAATAATGCAGACTTAACAATTGAAAATTTTAGAAGATGA
- a CDS encoding cytochrome P450, with the protein MIKLQEKSPEPTLAKLPNGYQESQWLQTIKIILQPLENLERLRERYGDIFYSKFNSFPPQLIISDTQAIQQIFTADPKLFDSGSGNQIVQPLVGTNSLILLDGDRHTQQRKLLMPPFHGERMRAYGQIIREITEQVISQWKIGQPFVARASMQDISLQVILRSVFGLKEGERYQHIKQILIAFLNTFNHPLSATLLFFKSLQKDLGAWSPWGKFVRRRQELDRLVYQEINERREQGKTDGEDILSLLMSARDEAGQPMSDVELRDELMTMLFAGHETTAIALAWALYWIHYLPEVREKLLQELNSIDIANADPMAIAQLPYLNAVCSETLRIYPVVFFCLPRILKKDMQLMGYDVPKGMYLSICTYLTHQRPDIYPEPKRFKPERFLERQFSPYEFLPFGGANRRCIGAAFAMFEMKLVLATILSHYSLELLDKVPLQPVRRGIVFAPPGGVHLAVKEKL; encoded by the coding sequence ATGATTAAACTTCAAGAAAAATCTCCCGAACCAACTCTCGCCAAGCTACCAAACGGCTACCAAGAATCACAATGGTTGCAGACAATCAAAATAATTTTACAACCACTAGAAAATCTAGAACGGTTGCGAGAGCGCTATGGAGATATTTTTTATAGTAAATTTAATAGTTTTCCACCGCAATTAATCATCAGCGATACCCAAGCAATTCAGCAAATTTTTACTGCCGATCCCAAGCTATTTGATTCAGGTTCAGGAAACCAAATTGTTCAACCATTGGTAGGGACAAACTCACTAATTTTGTTAGATGGCGATCGCCACACGCAACAGCGTAAGCTTTTGATGCCTCCATTTCACGGTGAAAGGATGCGAGCTTACGGTCAAATTATCCGTGAGATAACAGAGCAAGTAATTAGCCAATGGAAAATTGGGCAACCTTTTGTAGCTCGTGCCAGTATGCAGGATATTTCCTTACAAGTGATTTTGCGGTCTGTTTTTGGACTGAAGGAAGGAGAGCGTTATCAACACATCAAGCAGATTTTAATTGCGTTTTTGAATACTTTTAATCATCCTTTAAGTGCAACTTTACTGTTTTTCAAATCGCTACAAAAAGATTTAGGTGCTTGGAGTCCTTGGGGAAAATTTGTGCGACGCAGACAGGAACTCGATCGCCTGGTTTATCAAGAAATTAATGAGCGTCGAGAGCAAGGTAAAACTGACGGTGAAGATATCCTCAGCTTATTAATGTCTGCGCGTGATGAAGCAGGTCAACCGATGAGTGATGTAGAATTACGCGATGAGTTGATGACTATGCTATTTGCGGGTCATGAAACAACTGCGATCGCACTCGCTTGGGCTTTATATTGGATTCACTATCTCCCAGAAGTCCGCGAAAAACTGCTGCAAGAACTCAATTCTATTGATATCGCCAATGCAGACCCGATGGCGATCGCGCAATTGCCATATTTAAATGCTGTCTGTTCAGAAACACTGCGGATTTACCCAGTTGTTTTCTTTTGTTTACCAAGAATTCTGAAAAAGGATATGCAATTGATGGGCTATGATGTCCCAAAAGGAATGTACTTGTCAATCTGCACTTATTTGACGCACCAGCGCCCTGATATCTATCCTGAACCTAAGCGTTTTAAACCAGAACGTTTCCTCGAACGGCAGTTTTCCCCTTATGAATTTTTACCTTTTGGCGGTGCTAATCGTCGGTGTATTGGCGCAGCATTTGCCATGTTTGAAATGAAATTAGTATTGGCAACTATCCTGTCGCACTACTCACTAGAATTGCTGGATAAAGTTCCTTTGCAACCTGTGCGTCGCGGTATAGTATTTGCACCACCTGGAGGCGTGCATTTAGCGGTAAAAGAGAAACTATAA
- a CDS encoding alpha/beta hydrolase fold protein, producing MSLTEHKITVNSLEWFYREAEPIGRTDLLPVVLLHGIVSQSYSWRHILPALANQGTKAIAPDWIGYGFSATPEKRDFAYTPDAFITALEGFIKALELERFSLVVQGFLGSVGLQYALRHPEQIANLVIINAPISPAAKLPWKIKQMGLPLAGEMMTQDPLLVDRTLEGGSRYRIEDKDLDVYRRPYLKSSAPGRGLLATIRNLQLDSAMTEISNGFKQWQQPILIQWGTIDPWLSVDIAEDFVKSVPNTELVKLNNVGHYAQEHYHETILEDLLPFVRRAESR from the coding sequence GTGTCATTAACAGAACATAAAATAACCGTAAATTCATTAGAGTGGTTCTATCGGGAAGCTGAACCAATTGGTAGAACTGACTTACTGCCTGTAGTATTGCTGCACGGTATAGTCTCACAAAGTTATAGCTGGCGTCACATTCTACCTGCTTTAGCCAACCAGGGGACAAAAGCGATCGCACCTGATTGGATTGGTTATGGCTTCTCCGCAACTCCAGAAAAGAGAGATTTTGCTTACACTCCTGATGCGTTTATTACAGCTTTAGAAGGATTTATTAAAGCTTTAGAACTTGAACGATTTTCTTTAGTTGTGCAAGGTTTTTTAGGTTCTGTAGGATTACAATATGCCTTGCGTCATCCCGAACAAATTGCGAATTTAGTTATTATCAATGCACCAATTTCACCTGCTGCAAAATTACCTTGGAAAATTAAACAAATGGGTTTACCTTTAGCAGGTGAAATGATGACCCAAGACCCACTTTTAGTTGATAGAACATTAGAAGGTGGAAGCCGTTACCGCATAGAAGATAAAGATTTAGATGTTTATCGCCGGCCATATTTGAAAAGTTCTGCACCTGGGCGAGGTCTTCTGGCAACTATTCGCAATTTGCAACTCGATTCAGCCATGACAGAAATTTCAAATGGCTTTAAACAATGGCAACAACCAATTTTAATTCAATGGGGTACGATTGACCCGTGGTTATCTGTAGATATAGCAGAAGATTTTGTAAAATCTGTTCCCAATACCGAATTAGTAAAACTGAATAACGTTGGTCACTATGCTCAAGAACACTACCACGAGACAATTTTAGAAGACCTTTTACCTTTTGTTCGGCGTGCTGAATCTCGTTGA
- a CDS encoding FAD dependent oxidoreductase → MNVVIIGCGIVGAAIAYELSLVKGLNITVCDRQPPAQASTGAALGVLMGVISHKIKGKAWQLRQTSIQRYETLIPELEAITGHKIPFNRQGILSLCLEEENLADWEKLQAIRHSQGWQLEIWDKNQMKNICPQVDNEKIIGAVYSPQDRQLDPTALTLALVEAAQHNGVNFQFGVTVTDTQTSGQVCSQLETTAGKISADWFVVAAGLGSTLLTAQLHHTVDIRPVLGQALQLHLGHPLGNPDFQPAITGNDVHIVPVGGSDYWVGATVEFPSDGDEISPNQELLESVRQQAIAFCPELASAKIVRTWSGLRPRPEGRPAPIIGKLPGFNNVLLATGHYRNGVLLAPATAYAIREMMIPVDS, encoded by the coding sequence ATGAATGTAGTAATTATCGGCTGTGGCATAGTTGGGGCGGCGATCGCCTATGAACTAAGTTTAGTTAAAGGTTTAAATATTACCGTTTGCGATCGCCAACCACCAGCACAAGCTTCCACTGGTGCTGCACTCGGTGTATTAATGGGCGTAATTAGCCACAAAATCAAGGGTAAAGCTTGGCAACTGCGACAAACTAGCATCCAACGCTACGAAACCTTAATTCCCGAATTAGAAGCCATCACCGGGCATAAAATCCCGTTTAACCGCCAAGGAATCCTCAGTCTTTGCTTGGAAGAAGAAAATCTAGCAGACTGGGAAAAACTGCAAGCAATTCGCCACTCTCAAGGCTGGCAGTTAGAAATCTGGGATAAAAATCAAATGAAAAACATCTGCCCCCAGGTAGATAATGAAAAAATTATCGGTGCTGTCTATTCTCCTCAAGACCGCCAACTCGACCCTACAGCCCTGACATTAGCGTTAGTTGAAGCAGCCCAACACAACGGCGTTAACTTTCAATTTGGCGTGACTGTCACAGATACCCAAACTTCAGGACAAGTTTGCTCTCAACTAGAAACAACCGCCGGAAAAATTTCTGCTGATTGGTTTGTAGTCGCCGCCGGACTGGGTTCAACTCTTTTGACAGCACAATTACACCATACTGTTGATATTCGCCCCGTTCTAGGGCAAGCATTACAACTACATTTAGGACATCCCTTAGGAAATCCTGACTTCCAGCCAGCCATCACTGGTAATGATGTCCACATCGTTCCTGTAGGAGGTAGCGACTATTGGGTAGGTGCAACAGTAGAATTTCCTAGCGATGGCGATGAAATTTCGCCCAATCAAGAACTATTGGAATCTGTGAGACAACAAGCGATCGCCTTTTGTCCAGAATTAGCATCCGCAAAGATTGTTCGCACTTGGTCAGGTTTACGTCCCCGCCCCGAAGGACGCCCAGCACCCATTATTGGTAAATTGCCAGGGTTTAATAATGTCCTCTTAGCCACAGGACACTATCGCAACGGCGTTTTACTAGCACCTGCAACAGCTTATGCGATTCGTGAGATGATGATTCCTGTTGATTCTTAA
- a CDS encoding signal transduction histidine kinase, with the protein MLELLKNLLANQQLIPLNNCYLCPLDLVYLHFIEFIIAIANYLIPLTLIYFLRLRQDLRFNWIFLLLATVIIICGVADLLYIWKLWYPTYWLSIFIKSIAALGVLYTAFELFRIVPKIVALSSPKQLATTNNITNHQISEADLKASEARFQEIAHTISQLFLVRSATTEEFIYVSPAYERIWGRSCESLYQNPQSWVEAIHPEDRPLVTQSLSKQFAGNSVMREYRIVRPNGEIRWIFAQITIVRDESGKPLRFIGFADDISDRKFAEQALQENQEQIKASLKEKEVLLQEIHHRVKNNLGIVSSLLQMQCRRTQDLQANAILRDSQNRIASIALVHEKLYRSADLSNINFAEYIANLTTHLFDSYNINPNFVKLNIQVDEVSLNLETVIPCGLIINELVSNALKYAFPKSQAGEIQIICYQEDSTLILTIRDNGVGLPQDFDSQKDKTLGLTLVYGLVKQLRGTIEITSQPGVEFKIKLINIKA; encoded by the coding sequence ATGTTGGAATTATTGAAAAACCTTTTAGCTAATCAACAGTTGATTCCCCTCAATAATTGCTATCTTTGTCCGTTAGATTTAGTATATCTACATTTTATTGAATTTATAATTGCGATCGCTAATTATTTAATTCCTCTAACACTAATTTATTTTTTACGTCTGCGTCAAGATTTGCGCTTCAATTGGATATTTCTGTTATTGGCTACGGTTATCATTATTTGTGGTGTCGCTGACTTATTATATATTTGGAAACTCTGGTATCCTACGTATTGGTTAAGCATATTTATTAAAAGCATTGCCGCTTTAGGAGTGCTATACACAGCCTTTGAACTATTCAGGATCGTTCCCAAAATAGTTGCTTTGTCTAGTCCCAAACAATTAGCAACTACTAATAATATTACAAACCACCAGATATCAGAAGCCGACTTAAAAGCTAGCGAAGCTCGGTTTCAGGAAATCGCCCATACGATTAGCCAGTTATTCTTGGTGCGTTCAGCCACCACAGAAGAGTTTATTTATGTTAGCCCTGCTTATGAGCGTATATGGGGACGCAGTTGTGAGAGTTTATATCAAAATCCTCAGTCTTGGGTAGAAGCAATTCATCCCGAAGATCGCCCTCTAGTTACTCAGTCTCTGTCAAAACAATTTGCAGGTAACTCTGTGATGCGAGAATACCGAATTGTTCGACCCAATGGCGAAATTCGCTGGATATTTGCCCAGATTACCATAGTGCGGGATGAAAGCGGAAAACCGCTGCGTTTTATTGGCTTTGCTGATGATATCAGCGATCGCAAATTTGCAGAACAAGCACTTCAGGAGAACCAGGAACAAATAAAAGCATCTCTCAAAGAAAAAGAGGTATTACTCCAAGAAATTCACCATCGTGTCAAGAATAACTTAGGAATTGTTAGCAGTTTATTACAAATGCAGTGCCGACGAACTCAAGACCTACAAGCAAATGCCATCCTGCGTGACAGCCAAAACCGTATTGCTTCTATTGCCCTGGTTCATGAAAAACTTTACCGTTCTGCCGATTTATCTAATATTAATTTTGCTGAATACATTGCTAATCTAACTACCCATTTATTTGATTCTTATAATATAAATCCCAATTTTGTTAAACTGAATATTCAAGTTGATGAAGTTAGCTTGAATCTTGAAACCGTAATTCCTTGCGGTTTAATTATCAATGAATTAGTTTCTAATGCTTTAAAATATGCTTTTCCTAAATCCCAAGCAGGGGAAATTCAGATTATATGTTATCAAGAAGATAGCACTTTAATACTTACTATTCGAGACAATGGTGTTGGTCTACCTCAAGATTTTGATAGTCAAAAAGACAAAACACTAGGTTTGACCCTGGTTTACGGATTAGTGAAGCAACTAAGAGGAACAATTGAAATTACCTCTCAACCGGGGGTAGAATTTAAAATTAAGTTGATAAACATCAAAGCCTAA
- a CDS encoding type I phosphodiesterase/nucleotide pyrophosphatase: protein MQKTVVLNVVGLTPSLLGENTPFLSAWAAKGQVVPITPVLPAVTCSVQATYLTGKLPDEHGIVANGWYFRDDCEVKFWRQSNKLVQAPKIWEVAKSIDPNFTCANLFWWYNMYSSADYAITPRPMYPADGRKLPDIYTYPANIREEIQSDLGQFPLFNFWGPNTSILSSQWIANSAKWVEERYSPTLTLVYLPHLDYCLQKFGQDKKQIQKDLKEIDIVCGELIKYYQARNTQVIIVSEYGITPVSQAVDLNHVLRKNGLIAVREELGRELLDPGASIAFAVADHQIAHIYVNDPAYIPKVRDLLEATEGVAQVLDEEGKQAYHLNHPRSGELVAIAQSDAWFTYYYWLDDAKAPDFARTVDIHRKPGYDPVELFLDPQLKFPKLKIATKLLQKQLGFRYLMDVIPLDASLVRGSHGCIATSVEEGPMLISHQTDLVDSNLIAATDVYSLILKHLTM, encoded by the coding sequence ATGCAAAAAACGGTTGTTCTCAATGTCGTCGGCTTAACACCTAGTTTACTAGGAGAAAACACACCGTTTTTATCTGCATGGGCAGCAAAAGGGCAAGTAGTACCAATTACACCAGTATTACCTGCTGTGACTTGTTCTGTTCAGGCTACTTATTTAACAGGAAAATTGCCTGATGAACATGGCATTGTGGCTAATGGTTGGTACTTCCGAGATGATTGTGAAGTGAAGTTTTGGCGACAGTCGAATAAATTAGTACAAGCTCCTAAAATTTGGGAAGTTGCTAAATCTATTGACCCCAACTTTACTTGTGCCAATCTTTTTTGGTGGTACAATATGTATTCTTCCGCAGACTATGCCATTACACCGCGCCCCATGTATCCGGCAGATGGCAGAAAGCTACCAGATATTTATACATATCCTGCTAATATTCGGGAGGAAATTCAATCGGATTTAGGCCAATTTCCCCTGTTTAATTTTTGGGGGCCAAATACCTCAATTCTTTCTAGCCAATGGATTGCTAATTCTGCCAAGTGGGTTGAAGAACGCTACAGCCCTACATTAACATTAGTTTATTTACCGCATTTAGATTACTGCTTACAAAAATTTGGTCAAGATAAAAAGCAGATCCAAAAAGATTTAAAAGAAATTGATATTGTTTGTGGTGAGTTAATTAAATATTATCAAGCACGTAATACTCAAGTAATTATAGTTTCCGAATATGGTATTACTCCGGTTTCTCAAGCAGTGGATTTAAACCACGTACTGCGAAAAAATGGTTTAATTGCTGTTAGAGAAGAGTTAGGCAGAGAACTACTCGATCCTGGTGCTAGTATTGCTTTTGCTGTAGCCGATCATCAAATTGCACATATATATGTGAACGATCCGGCGTATATTCCGAAAGTGCGCGATTTGTTAGAAGCAACCGAAGGTGTCGCGCAAGTATTAGATGAAGAAGGAAAACAAGCCTACCATCTAAATCATCCTCGATCTGGGGAGTTAGTAGCGATCGCACAATCTGATGCTTGGTTTACCTATTACTACTGGCTGGATGATGCGAAAGCGCCTGATTTCGCCAGAACTGTGGATATTCACCGCAAACCAGGTTACGATCCTGTAGAACTTTTCCTCGATCCCCAACTGAAATTTCCCAAACTCAAAATTGCTACCAAGCTGTTGCAGAAACAACTGGGTTTCCGCTACCTCATGGATGTGATTCCTCTCGATGCTTCCTTAGTGCGGGGTTCTCATGGGTGTATCGCTACTTCTGTTGAGGAAGGGCCGATGTTGATTAGCCATCAGACTGACTTAGTTGATAGCAACTTAATTGCAGCAACCGATGTTTACTCTTTGATTCTCAAGCATTTAACAATGTAG
- a CDS encoding UbiA prenyltransferase, translating to MNVASLNFQSWRGYLELMRPANIVTAWADILVGFAASGSGIIFAELINGEASIASLIPLAWLLLATTGLYGGGIVFNDVFDAELDRKERPSRPIPSGRVSRENAAWLGSVLFAIAIFAAFQVSLLSAILAVVITFASLLYDSLAKHHGFFGPLNMGLCRGSNLLLGVSAVPEILSERWYLAFIPVLYIAAITAISQGEVHGGKKITGVIAVLLIAIVLTAIVALGLFAEYSAFPGGVVEDIAALPFATLLAVRVLPKFIQAAREPIPDKIRNAVKVGVLSLIILDATVAAGFAGFAYGLLVLILLPISMSFAKMFAVT from the coding sequence GTGAATGTTGCAAGTTTGAATTTTCAAAGCTGGCGTGGGTATTTAGAATTGATGCGTCCGGCTAATATTGTTACTGCTTGGGCTGATATTCTAGTTGGTTTTGCGGCATCTGGCTCCGGGATTATTTTTGCTGAATTAATCAATGGCGAAGCATCTATTGCAAGTTTAATTCCTTTAGCTTGGTTGCTCTTGGCTACAACTGGTTTATACGGCGGCGGCATAGTTTTTAATGATGTTTTTGATGCCGAATTAGATCGAAAAGAACGACCATCCAGACCAATTCCTAGCGGTCGCGTGTCGCGCGAGAATGCTGCTTGGTTGGGAAGTGTATTATTTGCGATCGCAATTTTTGCAGCTTTCCAAGTTTCTTTATTAAGTGCCATTTTAGCTGTAGTTATTACCTTTGCATCACTGCTGTATGACTCGCTAGCCAAGCATCATGGCTTTTTCGGCCCCTTAAATATGGGTTTATGTCGTGGCAGCAACTTATTATTAGGAGTAAGTGCCGTACCCGAAATATTATCCGAACGTTGGTATTTAGCATTCATTCCAGTGCTTTACATTGCTGCAATCACTGCAATTAGCCAAGGAGAAGTTCACGGCGGTAAAAAAATTACCGGAGTCATAGCAGTCTTGTTGATTGCAATCGTTTTGACAGCAATAGTAGCTTTAGGATTGTTTGCAGAATATAGTGCGTTCCCCGGAGGGGTTGTCGAAGACATCGCTGCTTTACCATTCGCTACTTTATTAGCTGTGCGCGTATTGCCTAAATTTATCCAAGCTGCGCGCGAACCAATACCAGATAAAATTCGCAATGCAGTAAAAGTTGGTGTCTTGTCTCTGATTATCTTAGATGCCACAGTTGCAGCTGGTTTCGCTGGTTTCGCTTATGGTTTATTAGTACTAATTTTGTTGCCTATTTCCATGTCATTCGCCAAAATGTTTGCTGTCACTTGA
- a CDS encoding TatD-related deoxyribonuclease: MMFIDPHIHMCSRTTYDYLIMREYGIVAVIEPSFWLGQPRTTAGSFKDYFSSLVGWERFRASQFGIQHYCTIGLNPKEANNEALAAEVMELLPLYACKEGVVAIGEIGYDDMTEVEDKYFCQQLALAKELDMLVLIHTPHRNKKEGASRSMDRCIEYGLDPAQVIIDHNNEETVEEVLKRGFWAAFTIYPKTKMGNARMVEIVRQYGCDRIIVDSSADWGVSDPLAVPKTAKLMLETGIPEEYVRAVCYENALCAYGQTGQMKASDWLNAESADQRQMFNGNSVLRGQEPGIKSVADYVLIE, translated from the coding sequence ATGATGTTTATCGATCCTCACATTCATATGTGTTCCCGTACCACCTATGATTACCTCATCATGCGGGAATATGGTATTGTCGCAGTCATTGAACCATCTTTTTGGCTAGGACAACCTCGAACTACAGCTGGCTCTTTTAAAGACTACTTCAGCAGCCTTGTTGGGTGGGAAAGATTTCGTGCTAGTCAATTTGGCATTCAACATTACTGCACCATCGGCCTCAACCCTAAAGAAGCCAACAACGAAGCTTTAGCAGCAGAAGTCATGGAACTGCTACCGCTTTATGCTTGCAAAGAAGGAGTTGTGGCCATTGGCGAAATTGGCTATGACGACATGACAGAAGTAGAAGATAAATACTTTTGCCAACAGCTAGCATTAGCCAAAGAACTTGATATGCTGGTATTGATTCATACACCTCATCGCAACAAAAAAGAAGGTGCCAGCCGCAGCATGGATCGTTGCATTGAATATGGACTAGATCCCGCCCAAGTAATTATCGACCACAACAACGAAGAAACCGTTGAAGAAGTTTTAAAACGCGGCTTTTGGGCAGCTTTCACAATTTACCCAAAAACCAAGATGGGTAACGCCAGGATGGTAGAGATTGTTCGTCAGTATGGATGCGATCGCATCATTGTTGATAGTAGCGCCGATTGGGGTGTGAGCGATCCCTTAGCAGTCCCGAAAACAGCGAAATTAATGCTAGAAACGGGCATTCCCGAAGAATATGTACGCGCAGTTTGCTACGAAAACGCTCTATGTGCTTACGGTCAAACAGGACAAATGAAAGCATCAGATTGGCTCAACGCTGAATCTGCCGACCAGCGTCAGATGTTTAATGGTAACTCAGTATTGCGGGGGCAGGAACCAGGAATTAAATCAGTTGCAGACTATGTGCTGATTGAGTAG